In Paenibacillus hexagrammi, the following are encoded in one genomic region:
- a CDS encoding iron-containing alcohol dehydrogenase: MKANHGFVPYKFQTAGNIIAGPNAITELIPQINLQGNFRHAVIVTQPSLKAMGVIDRIADELKQAGIASRCFTDVKPEPTITNIREVFGLIAADPVDLLIGIGGGSVLDATKLFSVLLTNPVDVRSLVGADLVSRPGIPTVLIPTTSGTGSEVTPNSIVTIPEQELKVGIISRHLLPMLVIIDPVLTVSLPQSITAATGMDAFTHALESYISNKANPISDMFALESIRLIAGNLLDAYHEGSHLEARENMLLGSMYGGMALSSAGTAAVHALAYPLGGKFNISHGVANSMLLPHVMAYNMDAIHGRLGHVARVMGVHEGSGESTAASESVIRRIYEWTDEMRIPQDLRVFGVHEADVDDIAVAASKVTRLLHNNPKPMDLNAMKSIYRKLLP; this comes from the coding sequence GTGAAGGCTAATCATGGATTTGTGCCCTATAAGTTTCAGACAGCCGGCAACATAATTGCCGGACCTAACGCGATTACAGAGCTGATCCCCCAGATTAACTTGCAAGGAAACTTCCGGCATGCTGTGATTGTTACGCAACCATCGTTGAAGGCGATGGGGGTCATTGATCGTATTGCGGATGAATTGAAGCAAGCGGGAATTGCCAGCAGATGTTTCACAGATGTGAAGCCGGAACCGACCATTACTAATATTCGCGAAGTGTTCGGTTTAATCGCAGCTGATCCTGTTGATTTGTTGATCGGAATCGGAGGGGGCAGTGTTCTTGACGCTACGAAACTATTTTCCGTCTTGTTGACCAACCCAGTGGATGTAAGGAGTCTTGTTGGTGCCGATCTCGTGTCCAGGCCCGGGATTCCGACTGTATTGATTCCAACGACCTCAGGCACCGGTTCCGAAGTGACGCCCAACTCCATAGTTACCATTCCCGAGCAGGAACTGAAAGTCGGGATCATTAGCAGGCATCTGCTGCCCATGTTGGTCATCATTGATCCTGTGCTTACAGTAAGCTTGCCGCAAAGCATAACAGCCGCAACGGGCATGGATGCGTTTACCCATGCGCTGGAATCGTATATATCCAATAAGGCCAATCCAATCAGCGACATGTTCGCTCTCGAATCGATCCGATTAATTGCAGGCAACTTGCTTGATGCGTATCATGAAGGATCACATTTGGAGGCGAGAGAGAATATGCTGCTCGGTTCCATGTATGGCGGCATGGCCCTGAGCTCAGCCGGTACAGCAGCCGTGCATGCGCTGGCCTATCCACTAGGAGGAAAATTCAACATATCCCACGGCGTTGCCAATTCGATGCTGCTGCCGCACGTGATGGCTTATAATATGGATGCTATTCACGGGCGCCTCGGTCATGTTGCCCGAGTGATGGGGGTGCATGAAGGGAGCGGGGAGAGTACAGCTGCATCCGAATCGGTTATTCGCCGGATTTATGAGTGGACGGATGAGATGCGCATCCCGCAGGATTTGCGTGTGTTCGGTGTTCATGAAGCGGATGTTGACGATATAGCGGTTGCGGCCTCTAAGGTGACGAGGCTTTTACATAACAATCCGAAGCCAATGGATTTGAATGCGATGAAGTCGATATACCGTAAACTGCTTCCCTGA
- a CDS encoding glycoside hydrolase family protein has product MNIQPYLTPYKLGSPVLTGSGVPGHFDERAVDCPYVFQHNDQFYMMYVGFDGIGYQTALAVSHDLINWVHKGVILKRNETTGWDSVNIAGTWILKENQLDAPPVLKKWDDKYWLVYHAYPETGYEEGSAKIGIAWTKDEQLLEWHRCPDPILVPEEGADWEKGGLYKECLVEHEGKFYLFYNAKNKNKGRWVEQTGVAFSTDLKQWNRYEHNPVLFVTPEGWDSGFVSDPCVLHDRDRNQWVMYYFGYDYKKAQEGIALSSDLLNWEKYPNPIINVGEEGSIDSIFAHKPSVIMHQGVLYHFYCSCRPYREGDPTKNYGKEFRTISVAASQPIFASTC; this is encoded by the coding sequence TTGAATATTCAGCCTTATCTCACTCCATATAAACTAGGAAGTCCGGTACTCACAGGCTCCGGGGTCCCCGGTCATTTTGATGAACGCGCCGTAGATTGTCCATATGTTTTTCAGCATAACGATCAGTTTTACATGATGTATGTGGGATTTGACGGTATCGGTTATCAAACGGCTTTGGCGGTAAGCCATGACTTAATAAACTGGGTGCATAAAGGAGTCATTCTAAAACGAAATGAAACCACAGGCTGGGATTCCGTCAATATCGCCGGCACATGGATTTTGAAAGAAAATCAATTGGACGCCCCGCCGGTCCTGAAAAAATGGGACGATAAATATTGGCTGGTGTATCACGCCTATCCCGAAACCGGTTATGAAGAAGGCTCCGCAAAAATCGGAATTGCTTGGACGAAAGACGAACAACTGCTGGAATGGCACCGCTGCCCCGATCCGATTCTAGTCCCCGAAGAAGGCGCAGATTGGGAAAAAGGCGGCCTGTACAAGGAATGTCTTGTTGAGCATGAAGGCAAGTTTTATTTGTTCTACAATGCTAAAAACAAAAATAAAGGAAGATGGGTCGAACAAACAGGTGTCGCTTTCTCTACAGATTTGAAGCAGTGGAACAGATATGAGCATAACCCTGTGCTTTTCGTTACACCGGAAGGATGGGACTCCGGCTTTGTCAGCGATCCCTGCGTGCTGCATGACCGAGACCGCAACCAGTGGGTCATGTATTACTTCGGCTACGATTACAAAAAAGCGCAAGAAGGCATCGCGCTCTCCAGTGATCTTTTGAATTGGGAAAAGTATCCGAACCCGATCATCAATGTTGGCGAGGAAGGCAGTATTGACTCCATTTTTGCCCACAAGCCCTCTGTTATTATGCATCAGGGCGTGCTTTACCACTTCTACTGCTCTTGCAGACCGTACCGGGAAGGCGATCCGACCAAAAACTACGGCAAAGAGTTCAGAACGATCAGCGTGGCCGCCTCGCAGCCTATTTTTGCTTCAACCTGTTGA
- a CDS encoding family 78 glycoside hydrolase catalytic domain, whose product MQVDEMFVESKICPLGVDALWPAFAWSFTDSSERMQMQTAYRIIVSRDESNLKRNFGEIWDSGKIFSKKNVHILYKGSSLQSRARYYWKVQIWDQKKRMTESPVSWWEMGLVHESDWSAMWIGESESISGERTAMPLFRHAFNLNKPIASARAYVSGLGHYELRINGKKVGDSVLEPGWTHYDKTCLYCVHDVTEVLNEGPNAIGVMLGNGFFHVAGGRYTKFKHSFGTPRCLIQLEVTFTDGDYIQIGSGRNWHTAPGPITFSSIYGGEDYDSRRLQADWDQPRFAPNEQWKQAVEVKRPAGKLKAQAITPLKVMETFQPAHITQPVPGVYVVDFGQNFSGWVEICAKGRSGSQITLSPAEVVKDTGTVNQKWTGSPYKFTFILNGDDEEETWAPRFSYYGFRYLQIEGAIFPDSASSDTDIPVLLRVEGQMIYPDTKVRGNFLSSDLMLNRTHDLINRAILSNMKSIFTDCPHREKLGWLEQVHLMGPSVAFNYDAESLFIKTMEDIRDAQLPDGMVPTTAPEYVVFSDQWRCFRDSVSWGAAYVLVGWNLLHTYGNSRILTEHYEGMKAYIDYLTNSSDRLIIQTGLGDWYDVGDSTPGFVQNTPVSHTETAMFYHIVDVFAQIASLLNYSEDAVKYGLLREDIKSSFNETFFDLETHQYATGSQTSNAMPLVLGLVQEPFREKVLSHLIKDIHLRGYHTTAGDIGHRYVLLALAQNGRSDIIFEMTRQTGHPSYGYQLAHGATTLTEAWDGPTVGKSQNHFMLGHLEEWLYSGLAGIQFRYDTDFESYQISIQPALPAGLDEVTAEYLLLAGRIHVSWKRSGPNRLNLRVTIPANCVADIYVPTASVNSVLESGEPIETARNLEVLRTQSGYVAVHAGSGTYHFESIV is encoded by the coding sequence ATGCAAGTGGATGAAATGTTTGTGGAAAGCAAAATTTGCCCGCTCGGGGTCGATGCCCTTTGGCCGGCATTTGCTTGGAGTTTTACAGACTCATCGGAGCGCATGCAGATGCAGACGGCCTATCGGATCATCGTATCCCGTGACGAGTCGAACTTAAAACGCAACTTCGGCGAAATATGGGACAGCGGAAAGATCTTCAGTAAGAAAAACGTACATATTTTATATAAAGGCTCCTCACTTCAATCACGTGCTCGGTATTATTGGAAGGTTCAGATTTGGGATCAAAAGAAACGCATGACCGAAAGCCCGGTTTCCTGGTGGGAAATGGGCCTTGTTCATGAAAGCGATTGGTCTGCTATGTGGATCGGGGAATCCGAAAGCATCTCCGGTGAGCGAACGGCTATGCCTCTTTTCAGGCATGCATTCAATCTTAACAAGCCAATTGCCAGTGCAAGAGCATATGTAAGCGGACTCGGACATTACGAGCTCCGTATAAACGGCAAGAAAGTCGGTGACAGCGTTCTTGAGCCCGGTTGGACACACTATGACAAAACGTGCCTCTACTGCGTTCACGATGTGACAGAAGTTCTGAACGAAGGTCCCAACGCCATCGGCGTCATGCTGGGGAACGGTTTTTTCCATGTTGCAGGCGGCCGTTATACGAAATTCAAGCATTCCTTCGGAACACCCCGATGTTTGATTCAATTGGAAGTCACATTTACCGACGGAGATTACATTCAAATCGGAAGCGGTAGAAACTGGCATACCGCACCTGGACCTATTACCTTTTCAAGTATATACGGCGGGGAAGATTACGACTCACGCCGACTGCAAGCGGATTGGGACCAGCCGAGATTTGCTCCTAATGAACAATGGAAGCAAGCTGTCGAAGTAAAGCGCCCTGCTGGAAAACTGAAGGCACAGGCGATTACTCCTTTAAAAGTAATGGAAACATTCCAGCCTGCTCACATTACTCAGCCTGTTCCCGGAGTGTATGTCGTTGATTTCGGGCAAAACTTTTCAGGCTGGGTTGAGATTTGCGCAAAAGGTCGAAGCGGCTCGCAAATTACTCTATCCCCTGCTGAAGTAGTAAAAGATACAGGAACGGTCAATCAAAAGTGGACCGGCTCCCCTTACAAGTTTACCTTTATCTTGAACGGAGACGACGAAGAAGAAACATGGGCACCACGCTTCAGCTATTACGGGTTTCGTTACTTACAGATCGAAGGAGCCATTTTCCCTGACTCTGCAAGCAGCGATACGGATATTCCCGTTCTTCTCCGCGTCGAAGGCCAAATGATTTACCCGGACACGAAAGTTCGCGGAAATTTCCTCAGTTCAGATCTGATGCTGAATCGTACGCACGACCTCATTAACCGGGCCATCCTCAGCAACATGAAAAGCATATTCACGGATTGCCCGCATCGGGAAAAACTGGGATGGCTGGAACAGGTCCATTTGATGGGTCCTTCCGTTGCCTTTAATTATGATGCCGAGTCCCTGTTCATCAAAACGATGGAAGATATTAGGGACGCACAACTTCCTGACGGGATGGTTCCGACGACGGCTCCGGAATATGTCGTGTTTTCCGATCAATGGCGCTGTTTTCGCGACTCCGTATCTTGGGGCGCTGCATACGTGCTTGTCGGCTGGAATCTATTGCACACGTACGGCAACAGCCGAATTTTGACCGAGCATTATGAGGGGATGAAAGCTTATATTGACTATTTGACCAACAGTTCCGATCGTTTGATTATTCAAACCGGTCTTGGAGATTGGTACGATGTTGGCGACAGCACTCCGGGCTTTGTACAAAATACGCCGGTTTCTCATACAGAAACCGCTATGTTTTATCATATCGTCGACGTGTTTGCGCAGATCGCGAGTCTCTTGAATTACAGTGAGGACGCTGTCAAATATGGGCTGCTGCGTGAAGATATCAAGTCATCATTTAATGAAACGTTCTTCGACCTTGAGACACATCAATATGCCACCGGCAGTCAGACATCTAACGCTATGCCGCTTGTATTGGGGCTTGTTCAAGAACCCTTTCGAGAAAAAGTTCTCTCTCATCTTATAAAAGACATTCATCTTCGCGGGTATCATACAACCGCCGGCGATATCGGCCATCGCTATGTTCTGCTAGCACTTGCGCAAAATGGCCGTTCTGACATCATTTTTGAAATGACCCGTCAAACCGGTCATCCCAGCTATGGATATCAACTCGCACATGGGGCAACCACATTGACTGAAGCATGGGACGGTCCGACTGTCGGCAAATCACAGAACCATTTCATGCTCGGACATTTGGAAGAATGGCTCTATAGCGGGCTAGCCGGAATCCAGTTCCGATATGACACCGATTTCGAAAGTTATCAAATCTCCATTCAACCTGCGCTGCCTGCAGGCTTGGACGAAGTGACAGCCGAATATCTGCTTCTCGCCGGGCGTATTCATGTGTCGTGGAAACGAAGTGGGCCTAATCGATTGAATCTTCGTGTGACCATCCCGGCTAACTGTGTTGCGGATATTTATGTTCCCACTGCATCTGTGAATTCGGTATTGGAAAGCGGAGAGCCAATTGAGACCGCCCGGAACCTTGAAGTCTTGCGTACTCAATCCGGTTATGTGGCTGTGCATGCGGGTTCGGGCACCTATCATTTTGAAAGCATCGTATGA
- a CDS encoding glycoside hydrolase family 65, which yields MIDRKALVKRHNPLITCFDKFSSLTVGNGNYAFTVDATGLQTFPNLYADGGVPLGNLSNWAWHTSPNPNEYQPEKFPLTYYPTFNGRQVGFPYMPPGQTTDEYKWLKFNPHKLHLGVVGFRLSLPSGDEATHDDLNKIEQVLDMWSGVIESEFSLLTAKTKVSTCCHPSEDLIAVRVKSELIRLGRLQVAFHFPYGTWKFAAVDWSKPDRHTTEVVHLDSDSVYISRKLDQDSYAMHAAWTNGTFERDERDQHVCLYSPSPDSDEFELRFRFTKHDIPTDLPTFEETRAAAESHWESFWTSGGAIELNGSKDIRAHELERRIVLSQYVTAIQSSGTLPPAESGLTHNSWGGKFHLEMHWWHAVHFALWKRVDLLENSLTWYGTIVDKARKLADSQGYEGARWPKCTAPDGVNGPCYIEPFLIWQQPHPIYYAELIYNIKGDRDTLAKYAEIVFESASFMASFAEWDPGQERYVLGPPVAPAQEIFDHATTMNPTFELSYWAFGLRIAILWRERLGLPKMEKWEHVLKHLSKLPAVDGLYVAAETAPGTFSEETGTRDHPTMLAPLGILPGDNVDRETMLRTLHEVMKVWNWDATWGWDYPMAAMTAARLGESRLALDILLIDKVTNTYLPNGHNYQRKPLTVYLPGNGGLLSAAAMMAAGWEGGPDIHAPGFPQDGSWSVTYEGLAKML from the coding sequence ATGATTGATCGAAAAGCGTTAGTCAAACGCCACAATCCGCTCATCACCTGCTTTGACAAGTTTTCTTCCCTGACAGTCGGCAACGGAAACTATGCCTTTACCGTGGATGCAACCGGTCTGCAAACTTTTCCGAATCTGTATGCTGACGGAGGAGTACCACTGGGAAACCTGTCCAATTGGGCTTGGCATACTTCTCCAAATCCAAATGAATATCAACCCGAAAAGTTTCCGCTTACGTACTACCCGACCTTCAACGGAAGACAAGTAGGCTTCCCTTACATGCCCCCGGGTCAGACCACTGACGAGTATAAATGGTTGAAATTTAATCCGCATAAACTGCATTTGGGGGTGGTAGGTTTTCGGCTGTCTCTGCCTTCTGGGGATGAGGCTACCCATGACGACTTGAATAAGATCGAACAAGTTCTCGATATGTGGTCAGGAGTGATCGAGAGCGAGTTTTCCTTGCTCACTGCCAAAACGAAAGTAAGCACATGCTGCCATCCCAGTGAGGACCTGATCGCGGTTCGGGTAAAGTCCGAATTAATCCGCCTAGGGCGCTTACAGGTTGCCTTTCATTTCCCCTATGGCACTTGGAAATTCGCAGCTGTCGATTGGAGTAAGCCAGACCGGCATACCACAGAAGTTGTTCACCTCGATAGCGACTCTGTCTACATCAGCCGAAAGCTAGATCAAGACTCGTATGCGATGCATGCCGCTTGGACCAACGGTACATTTGAACGCGATGAGCGCGACCAGCATGTATGCCTATATTCGCCTTCCCCGGACAGCGACGAATTCGAGCTTCGTTTCCGTTTTACGAAACATGATATACCGACCGATTTACCAACGTTCGAAGAGACGCGTGCCGCAGCCGAGAGCCACTGGGAAAGCTTTTGGACTTCGGGCGGCGCCATCGAGCTTAACGGCAGTAAAGATATTAGAGCACACGAACTGGAGCGAAGAATCGTACTCTCCCAGTATGTGACTGCTATCCAATCATCCGGTACACTGCCTCCCGCTGAATCCGGTTTGACCCACAACAGCTGGGGCGGTAAATTCCACTTGGAAATGCACTGGTGGCACGCTGTTCATTTTGCGCTTTGGAAGCGGGTAGATTTGCTGGAAAACAGTCTAACATGGTACGGCACCATCGTGGATAAAGCCCGGAAGTTAGCTGATTCACAAGGCTATGAAGGCGCTCGATGGCCGAAATGCACTGCGCCGGACGGTGTTAACGGACCTTGTTATATTGAACCGTTTCTCATCTGGCAGCAGCCGCATCCGATTTATTATGCCGAGTTGATTTATAACATCAAGGGTGACCGCGATACCTTGGCGAAGTATGCCGAAATCGTGTTTGAAAGCGCGTCTTTCATGGCATCTTTTGCCGAATGGGATCCTGGACAAGAAAGATATGTACTAGGACCGCCGGTCGCGCCTGCTCAGGAAATATTCGATCACGCAACGACTATGAACCCTACTTTCGAATTGTCCTATTGGGCGTTCGGATTAAGGATCGCCATCTTGTGGAGAGAAAGACTCGGTCTCCCGAAAATGGAGAAATGGGAGCATGTTCTGAAACATCTGTCCAAGCTTCCTGCTGTTGATGGACTATATGTCGCAGCCGAAACAGCACCCGGTACATTCTCCGAAGAAACCGGCACCAGGGATCATCCGACGATGCTCGCCCCGCTCGGAATCCTGCCAGGTGACAATGTCGATCGCGAAACGATGTTACGCACGCTGCACGAAGTCATGAAGGTTTGGAACTGGGATGCTACTTGGGGATGGGACTATCCCATGGCCGCGATGACGGCGGCAAGACTTGGTGAGAGTCGTTTGGCATTAGACATCCTCTTAATCGATAAAGTCACCAATACCTATCTTCCTAACGGACACAACTATCAACGCAAGCCACTAACGGTATACCTCCCAGGCAACGGTGGTCTGCTAAGCGCTGCTGCCATGATGGCAGCCGGTTGGGAGGGCGGTCCGGACATACACGCCCCTGGATTTCCGCAGGATGGTTCATGGAGCGTTACCTACGAGGGATTAGCGAAAATGCTTTGA
- a CDS encoding transketolase family protein has translation MNTIPNRQVICDTLLELAQHDRDIMVLASDSRGSAAMAPFAKAYPDQFVEVGIAEQNIVGISAGLAHSGKKPFVTSPACFLSMRSIEQIKVDVAYSGTNVKLVGISGGISYGALGMSHHSVQDLAVARAIPGLSVMLPADRHETKQMIEALVQYEGGVYVRIGRNAVEDVYESDAYEFTIGKAVTMREGTDVTIIAAGETVRVALDAYEELKEAGVSCRIINMHTIKPLDEDAVIHAAKETGHIITVEEHSVLGGLGAAVAEVVVQYAPVPMRIIGIPDEPAIAGKTAEVFKHYGISSDNLKMVALHMLGKQEKN, from the coding sequence ATGAACACGATTCCGAATCGTCAAGTGATTTGCGACACACTGCTCGAGTTAGCCCAACATGACCGAGATATTATGGTGCTGGCGAGTGACTCGCGGGGATCGGCGGCGATGGCTCCTTTTGCCAAAGCATACCCTGATCAATTTGTTGAAGTCGGCATCGCTGAGCAGAATATCGTCGGGATCTCGGCAGGCCTGGCTCACAGCGGTAAAAAGCCATTCGTCACTTCTCCTGCTTGTTTTCTTAGTATGCGGAGCATTGAGCAGATCAAGGTAGATGTCGCTTACTCGGGAACCAACGTGAAGCTGGTAGGCATCAGCGGAGGGATCAGCTATGGCGCCCTAGGGATGTCCCACCATTCCGTGCAGGATCTCGCAGTGGCCCGCGCCATTCCGGGACTATCGGTCATGCTGCCTGCCGACCGTCACGAAACAAAACAAATGATTGAAGCGCTCGTGCAGTACGAAGGCGGAGTATATGTTCGTATCGGCCGAAATGCAGTGGAGGATGTGTACGAATCTGACGCCTACGAATTTACGATCGGCAAAGCGGTCACGATGCGAGAAGGAACGGATGTGACGATCATCGCTGCCGGGGAAACGGTACGTGTCGCACTGGACGCGTATGAAGAACTCAAGGAGGCGGGCGTTTCCTGCCGCATTATCAATATGCATACCATCAAGCCGCTGGATGAAGATGCTGTCATTCATGCGGCGAAGGAAACCGGTCATATCATCACGGTTGAAGAGCACAGCGTACTTGGCGGACTTGGCGCCGCCGTGGCCGAAGTCGTGGTTCAGTATGCTCCTGTGCCGATGCGTATTATCGGCATCCCGGATGAGCCGGCAATCGCCGGTAAAACAGCGGAAGTATTCAAGCATTACGGCATCAGCAGCGATAATCTCAAAATGGTTGCACTCCACATGCTGGGCAAGCAGGAGAAGAACTGA
- a CDS encoding transketolase, translating to MEIRELQAKAAQIRMDLLQMIFRAKTGHTGGSLSNTDIITALYYRIMNIDPAQPKAADRDRFILSKGHSVESLWAVLADKGFFEKEQLATFSQFGTKLIGHPNNKVPGIEMNTGALGHGLAVAVGMALAAKRDGVRYRTFCLMGDGEQAEGSVWEAAMAGAHYKLDNLIAIIDRNRLQISGSTEEVMGLDPLEDKWRAFGWNVMVIDGNDMQALIESLEAVPSVPGKPTLVMANTVKGKGVSFAENVPHWHHHVPNETELEQALTELSAVFEFYQTEGQGR from the coding sequence ATGGAGATCAGAGAACTGCAAGCGAAGGCGGCGCAAATTCGGATGGACCTGCTCCAAATGATTTTTCGGGCAAAAACCGGGCACACGGGAGGTTCTCTCAGCAACACCGATATTATAACGGCACTGTATTACCGAATCATGAATATCGATCCTGCCCAACCGAAGGCGGCTGACCGGGACCGATTCATTTTAAGTAAAGGTCATTCCGTAGAGTCCTTATGGGCTGTTCTGGCAGATAAAGGTTTTTTCGAAAAAGAACAACTGGCTACATTCAGCCAATTCGGTACGAAGCTGATCGGGCATCCGAATAATAAGGTACCGGGTATTGAAATGAATACAGGCGCCCTCGGCCACGGTCTAGCAGTGGCTGTCGGCATGGCTTTAGCAGCAAAGCGCGATGGAGTCAGATACCGCACTTTCTGTCTGATGGGCGACGGGGAGCAGGCGGAAGGTTCGGTATGGGAAGCTGCGATGGCAGGAGCGCATTATAAACTGGATAATTTGATTGCTATTATTGATCGCAACCGTCTTCAGATCAGCGGTTCGACTGAAGAAGTCATGGGCTTGGATCCGCTGGAGGACAAGTGGCGAGCTTTTGGCTGGAACGTCATGGTCATTGACGGCAATGATATGCAAGCATTAATTGAGTCTCTCGAGGCGGTTCCGTCCGTGCCGGGCAAGCCCACGCTTGTGATGGCGAATACGGTTAAGGGCAAGGGGGTTTCATTTGCCGAGAATGTTCCGCATTGGCACCATCATGTGCCAAACGAAACGGAGCTTGAGCAGGCTCTGACCGAATTATCCGCTGTTTTCGAATTTTATCAAACGGAAGGGCAGGGACGATAA
- a CDS encoding L-fucose/L-arabinose isomerase family protein, producing the protein MKKLKLGYAPTRRFVFSAEDAFKYKVTIKEKIQSFGLDMDIVDLEGINSEGLLYDDNVNADLIIERFKQEQVDAVFFPHCNFGTEDTVARVGKALGKPVLLWGPRDEAPLEDGMRLRDTQCGLFATGKVLRRFNVPFTYVTNTRVNDPVFERGFTNFISTANVVRQFRSLRILQIGPRPSSFWTMMCNEGELLERFGIELFPITLVDIQRASKRIENGNSSELAEAVDYIKEKLDWSEVTENDVIRIAALKVAMKQYARQTGSTAIAIQCWSSLQEAMGIMPCLANAILTDEQIPVTCETDIHGAITSVMVQAAAMNQAPTFFADLTVRHPDNANGELLFHCGNFPVSLSVEERPKLRKHFLFDDHSPGTHEGEIKGGSMTLARFDGDHGEYQLFLGRAKGIPGPYTRGSYVWVEVNDWPLWEEKLVKGPYVHHSVGIHANVIPALYEACSYIPGLTPDPVDPTESEIQAWLRGNGL; encoded by the coding sequence TTGAAAAAATTGAAGTTAGGCTACGCCCCCACTCGCCGTTTCGTTTTTAGCGCAGAGGACGCATTCAAGTACAAAGTGACGATCAAAGAAAAAATTCAAAGTTTCGGACTCGATATGGACATTGTCGATCTGGAAGGAATCAATTCGGAAGGCCTATTGTATGACGATAACGTGAACGCCGACTTGATTATAGAACGGTTCAAGCAGGAACAAGTAGATGCGGTCTTTTTCCCGCACTGTAACTTCGGTACGGAGGATACGGTAGCTCGCGTGGGCAAGGCGCTAGGTAAACCGGTGCTGCTGTGGGGACCTCGGGACGAAGCTCCTCTTGAAGACGGCATGCGGCTGCGTGATACACAGTGCGGATTGTTCGCCACGGGTAAGGTGCTGCGCCGTTTTAATGTTCCCTTCACCTACGTAACGAACACAAGAGTGAATGACCCTGTGTTTGAAAGGGGATTCACTAATTTTATTTCGACGGCTAACGTGGTGCGCCAATTCCGCTCGCTGCGCATTTTACAAATCGGACCCAGGCCTTCTTCATTCTGGACGATGATGTGCAACGAGGGTGAATTGTTGGAGCGCTTTGGCATAGAACTATTTCCGATTACACTTGTAGACATTCAGCGGGCATCCAAAAGAATCGAAAACGGGAATTCCTCCGAGTTAGCGGAAGCAGTAGATTACATAAAAGAAAAGCTGGACTGGTCGGAAGTGACAGAAAATGATGTCATACGGATCGCAGCGCTCAAAGTGGCTATGAAACAATACGCCCGGCAAACGGGCAGCACAGCAATCGCTATTCAATGCTGGTCATCTCTGCAGGAAGCGATGGGCATTATGCCGTGTCTTGCTAATGCGATTTTGACAGATGAGCAAATTCCGGTGACGTGTGAAACAGATATACATGGCGCGATTACGTCCGTTATGGTTCAGGCTGCGGCGATGAATCAAGCACCCACGTTTTTCGCAGATCTTACAGTACGCCATCCCGATAACGCAAACGGTGAATTATTGTTCCATTGCGGCAATTTTCCAGTATCTCTTTCAGTGGAAGAACGACCGAAGCTGCGCAAGCACTTCCTGTTCGATGACCACTCGCCGGGCACGCATGAGGGTGAAATTAAAGGAGGCTCGATGACCTTAGCGCGATTCGACGGTGATCATGGAGAGTACCAATTGTTCCTGGGACGAGCGAAAGGTATTCCTGGTCCTTATACACGCGGTTCCTATGTATGGGTGGAAGTGAACGATTGGCCGCTTTGGGAAGAAAAGTTGGTAAAAGGACCATACGTGCATCACTCCGTCGGCATTCACGCCAATGTCATTCCTGCGCTATATGAAGCTTGCAGTTATATTCCAGGTCTAACTCCGGATCCTGTTGATCCGACGGAAAGTGAAATTCAGGCATGGCTTAGAGGTAACGGCCTGTAA
- a CDS encoding tetratricopeptide repeat protein, with protein MQLSDSTYSAIRDLCKQGDDLVKTGDLDAAKQNYMAALRLLPENHQKWEAATWIYVAVGDVHFRMEKYDKAFKCFFNAVQCPKGLGNPYIHLRLGQLYYEQENFEKAADELTRAYMGAGIEIFMEDDPKYLEFLETNI; from the coding sequence TTGCAGCTCTCAGATTCCACTTATTCCGCAATTAGGGATTTATGTAAACAAGGCGATGATTTAGTGAAGACAGGTGATCTTGATGCCGCCAAGCAAAATTATATGGCCGCACTCCGTTTATTGCCTGAAAATCATCAAAAATGGGAGGCCGCAACCTGGATATATGTAGCTGTTGGGGATGTCCACTTTCGTATGGAGAAATACGATAAGGCTTTCAAGTGCTTTTTTAATGCCGTACAGTGTCCGAAGGGGTTGGGTAATCCGTATATTCATCTTCGGCTGGGACAGTTATATTACGAACAGGAAAACTTTGAAAAGGCAGCTGACGAGTTAACCCGGGCTTACATGGGCGCCGGTATTGAAATTTTTATGGAAGACGACCCCAAATATCTTGAATTCTTGGAGACAAACATCTAA